A part of Cystobacter fuscus DSM 2262 genomic DNA contains:
- a CDS encoding Ig-like domain-containing protein, with translation MTIKKRIIPLLLTGWMSACINVPEIEPGGGNPRPDAEVPDSGTPVSDLAVTITSPADTFYSSTSVTITVEVRGGVADTVQLLKNGELLAAPTAPPFQYTWDTTLEAEKEYAITARALRAGKSFDSKPVKVVVDRTNLQVASRTPTHGSTNVDYRTPFQVVFTKPVKVTTVNDTTVSFAVAGVQAEKTLSLSSDGKTLTITPKERPTLPATFSFGLSRGITDLAGKALANPITSTSSPWSFEVPDWYAFGGALEAITGTDTQLKDSTMVLDKEGNPIVAWSEERAPGGRSSIFVYRWDGRAFVPMGEPLNGTPLGSAFKASMALGSDGNPIIAWEESDGFNENIYVKRWIGSTWQTVGTGPLSAENDTRSNRVPTPAHNPSLAVKGNQIYVAWDERDTTNVSNIYVWMSASGGGFLGVGPNRGRVHAVPMETSSSKPSLVVNNSGQPIVAFQEQTLEQYSPTNIYVMRYSNTRDKWEYAVPPFEGNETTGYISGGLSATPGGETWAKDCSLSIGLNNTLFLAWAEESYIDGPGDIQVFRSVGEQSWERMGPALSAYDARTQASLPNIKTSPTDKTFTSWQEFSWDNDGSRQSFISAWEHNTWNSLSNANGINAGQKSSIRSTVSIDQSERPIIAWFEGRGAGDYLSGEYLYIRRYNQ, from the coding sequence ATGACCATCAAGAAACGCATCATTCCTCTATTGCTCACCGGGTGGATGTCCGCCTGCATCAACGTTCCCGAGATCGAACCCGGCGGGGGAAACCCGCGACCGGACGCGGAGGTTCCGGACTCAGGGACTCCGGTGAGCGACCTGGCGGTGACCATCACGAGTCCCGCGGACACCTTCTACAGCAGCACGTCCGTGACCATCACGGTCGAGGTGCGGGGAGGCGTCGCGGACACCGTCCAGCTCCTCAAGAATGGCGAGCTGCTGGCCGCACCGACTGCCCCACCGTTTCAGTACACGTGGGACACCACGCTGGAAGCCGAGAAGGAGTACGCGATCACGGCCCGGGCTCTTCGCGCGGGGAAGAGCTTCGACAGTAAGCCGGTGAAGGTGGTCGTCGACCGGACCAACCTGCAGGTTGCGTCACGGACGCCGACGCACGGCTCGACCAACGTGGATTACCGGACGCCCTTCCAGGTGGTGTTCACCAAGCCCGTGAAGGTGACGACGGTCAACGACACCACGGTGAGCTTCGCGGTAGCGGGGGTCCAGGCGGAAAAAACGCTCTCGCTGTCGAGTGATGGAAAGACGCTCACGATCACGCCCAAGGAACGCCCGACGCTGCCAGCGACCTTCTCGTTCGGATTGAGCCGGGGAATCACCGACTTGGCGGGCAAGGCGCTGGCTAACCCCATCACATCGACCAGCTCCCCATGGAGCTTCGAGGTTCCGGATTGGTACGCCTTCGGAGGCGCGCTGGAAGCCATCACGGGCACCGACACCCAATTGAAGGACTCCACCATGGTGCTCGACAAGGAAGGCAATCCCATCGTTGCATGGAGTGAAGAACGGGCCCCAGGAGGGAGGTCCTCCATCTTCGTCTATCGCTGGGATGGAAGGGCCTTCGTGCCCATGGGTGAGCCGCTCAATGGTACGCCGCTCGGCTCTGCGTTCAAGGCGTCGATGGCGCTCGGCAGCGATGGAAATCCCATCATCGCATGGGAAGAGTCCGACGGGTTCAACGAGAACATCTACGTAAAGCGATGGATTGGGAGCACCTGGCAAACAGTAGGAACTGGCCCCCTGTCTGCTGAAAACGATACAAGGTCCAACCGAGTTCCGACGCCCGCGCACAATCCCTCTCTCGCAGTGAAAGGCAACCAAATCTACGTGGCATGGGACGAAAGAGACACCACCAACGTGTCAAACATCTATGTTTGGATGTCGGCCAGTGGAGGTGGTTTCCTTGGCGTAGGACCCAATAGGGGGCGGGTACATGCCGTCCCCATGGAAACCAGCAGTTCAAAGCCATCTCTCGTCGTAAACAACTCCGGACAACCCATTGTCGCATTCCAGGAACAAACCCTGGAACAATACTCTCCCACCAACATTTACGTCATGAGATACAGCAACACCCGCGACAAGTGGGAGTATGCTGTTCCCCCGTTCGAAGGGAATGAAACCACCGGGTACATTTCGGGCGGCCTTAGCGCAACTCCTGGTGGAGAAACATGGGCAAAGGACTGCTCGTTGTCTATCGGCTTGAACAACACTCTATTCTTGGCTTGGGCAGAAGAGTCCTACATAGACGGGCCTGGCGACATACAGGTCTTTCGCTCAGTCGGCGAACAATCCTGGGAGCGCATGGGACCTGCATTGAGCGCGTACGACGCGCGCACACAGGCGAGCCTTCCCAACATAAAAACATCGCCTACAGACAAAACATTTACAAGCTGGCAGGAGTTCTCCTGGGACAACGATGGAAGCAGGCAGAGTTTCATTAGCGCCTGGGAGCACAACACCTGGAACAGTCTCTCAAATGCAAACGGCATCAACGCGGGGCAGAAGAGCAGTATCCGATCAACAGTCTCAATTGATCAATCCGAAAGACCAATCATCGCTTGGTTCGAGGGCCGTGGCGCAGGAGACTATCTCTCAGGGGAATACCTTTACATTCGCCGATACAACCAATAA
- a CDS encoding toxin-antitoxin system YwqK family antitoxin → MQLTKWIRAFGMFAAVTCGSSVLAKESIKLDCPAGTVQSSSANGKTADIVACVKTNGKAFSPHGPTVYLFPNGTKQAEGMSEDGFRTGLWTFYNEQGRKTGSASFKHSNFHGEVVELHENGKVKKVDQYVEGLREGTAKEFSADGTLVKQTEYRNNRQVAVK, encoded by the coding sequence ATGCAACTCACGAAGTGGATCAGGGCTTTCGGAATGTTCGCGGCAGTGACTTGCGGCTCTTCGGTTTTGGCCAAGGAGTCCATCAAGCTGGATTGCCCTGCTGGGACCGTGCAGTCCAGCAGCGCGAACGGCAAGACTGCGGATATCGTGGCCTGCGTGAAGACGAATGGTAAGGCCTTCAGTCCGCATGGGCCTACGGTCTACTTGTTTCCCAACGGAACCAAGCAGGCAGAAGGTATGTCCGAGGATGGCTTCCGTACAGGCCTTTGGACTTTCTACAACGAACAGGGCCGGAAGACTGGGTCTGCCTCCTTCAAGCACAGCAATTTTCACGGCGAAGTCGTTGAATTGCACGAGAACGGCAAGGTCAAAAAGGTCGACCAGTACGTCGAGGGGCTGCGGGAAGGTACGGCCAAGGAGTTTTCCGCAGATGGAACCCTGGTCAAGCAGACCGAGTACCGCAATAATCGCCAGGTTGCTGTCAAGTAG
- a CDS encoding TIGR04552 family protein, translating into MVKSAPTLQSLPDLPICSVADMGLRELERIRLILRGGSVIDWRRMHFQAHEEVDRFLRLCQLDTTRAEDEAWARVVLSDAVEYLRKTFNYRVADAVANPEKIHDLFLFASGVKGLPRHRRIACIVLKVMHVIQHIEGRDLLHRLACSEVELSRLVMDKVLGVAQLLQTKGLPVVEFAHSIKTRESLVTKLLAKRETVAAQIYDRTRFRIITRTQSDIVPVLYFLTQHLFPFNFVVPGQTENTLVSFKAVLAENPHLQQYAQHLHLDLDYEEREDKSRNVFSGSTYRALNFIVDVPLRMDAYLPAPEQDYRERKNRTVFTLVEFQIMDEETAQKNEEGQNAHKVYKHRQRRRVLRRLSRGLVIPKRQG; encoded by the coding sequence ATGGTGAAGTCCGCACCTACTCTACAGTCGTTGCCTGACCTGCCCATTTGTTCCGTGGCGGACATGGGTCTTCGAGAACTCGAGCGCATCCGGCTCATTCTCCGCGGTGGCTCTGTCATCGACTGGCGGCGAATGCACTTCCAGGCCCATGAAGAGGTCGACCGATTCCTTCGCCTCTGCCAGCTCGACACGACTCGGGCTGAGGATGAGGCGTGGGCGCGAGTTGTGCTTTCGGATGCTGTGGAGTACCTCCGAAAAACCTTCAACTACCGGGTCGCAGATGCTGTGGCGAATCCGGAGAAAATTCACGACCTCTTTCTCTTTGCCTCTGGCGTCAAGGGGTTGCCAAGGCATCGACGTATCGCTTGTATCGTCCTCAAGGTGATGCACGTCATTCAACACATTGAGGGACGAGATCTGCTTCATCGATTGGCATGCTCCGAAGTGGAGCTGTCACGGCTGGTAATGGACAAGGTGCTGGGCGTAGCTCAGTTGCTTCAAACCAAGGGTCTACCAGTTGTTGAGTTTGCTCATTCCATCAAGACGCGAGAATCTCTTGTTACCAAATTGCTGGCCAAGAGAGAGACGGTTGCTGCTCAAATCTACGACCGCACTCGCTTCCGAATCATCACTCGGACGCAATCAGATATCGTTCCTGTTCTTTATTTCTTAACCCAACACCTGTTTCCGTTTAATTTCGTTGTTCCTGGGCAGACTGAAAATACGCTTGTCTCGTTCAAGGCTGTGCTTGCGGAGAACCCTCATCTCCAACAGTACGCTCAGCATCTTCATTTGGACCTCGATTATGAAGAGCGAGAGGATAAGTCACGCAATGTTTTTTCTGGAAGCACATACCGAGCGTTGAATTTTATTGTGGATGTGCCTTTGCGGATGGATGCGTATTTGCCCGCTCCAGAGCAAGACTACCGTGAGCGAAAAAATAGAACAGTCTTCACTCTTGTGGAGTTCCAAATCATGGATGAAGAGACTGCTCAAAAAAACGAAGAAGGGCAGAATGCGCACAAGGTTTACAAACATCGGCAAAGGCGGCGTGTTTTGCGCCGCCTTTCACGTGGCCTTGTAATTCCAAAGCGTCAAGGATGA
- the gltJ gene encoding adventurous gliding motility protein GltJ yields MRFVCDSCRAQYMISDDKVGAKGVKVRCKKCGHNIVVRPAGSAPVKEDGTSSEAAGGAAASQGQSSTDGFGVPASLGTPPEGGIFGGVEDDEIGAVFDQVLNSGSHKVPAGEGPALVEDAAVSDASDAMRKLAEAEAGSAKAAASHEWFVAIDEKQVGPLSMEKVKDHWERGEVGPDSLCWRAGFSDWIPLSEASELASVLAPRPTRPVIVEPTPVASSSPVSSGPVESAFSAGGASKAGRAETPAPVAPSAQESGWKPSAASVLASLVKEENEALSKPAAKSSVAEEKAKPAASGLLDVPPPAAAPAPSPLLPEAPAPVAPAYAQPAPHYAQPMPQQYAPPPAYAPPPAYPGYPPPAAPKQGGKMGMVIGGVVGALLLAGGVGFFMASRPSAPPAAPAPQPVAQAPVTPPPAKAAEVPMPPPPAAAVAQNPAATPPAAPTAPATTTAPAVAAAVPPATAPTATPPPATTPPPAAVPAQTQTPQQVARVDPPARGGTKKPSTGRTQREDEDEAPVARSSPPPKSSGGGGDDEFDELFGTKPASGKGSAPAGRTVYVPPEPGGGGSVPDKLGQSDIMQVVVNNKPAIVKCVNEQKKKDPGLSGKLVMRWTIQTSGKTKNVSCQTGEFRSTYMATCISGLIKGWNFPKHKVQGDPIDFPFTF; encoded by the coding sequence ATGCGTTTCGTTTGCGATAGCTGCCGCGCGCAATACATGATCAGCGACGACAAGGTTGGCGCCAAGGGCGTCAAGGTTCGTTGCAAGAAGTGCGGCCATAACATTGTCGTCCGCCCAGCCGGCTCCGCGCCGGTGAAGGAGGATGGGACGAGTAGTGAGGCCGCGGGCGGTGCGGCCGCGTCCCAGGGTCAGTCGAGTACGGACGGTTTTGGCGTTCCCGCGTCGCTGGGCACGCCTCCCGAGGGAGGAATCTTCGGGGGGGTCGAGGACGACGAGATCGGCGCCGTGTTCGATCAGGTGCTCAACTCCGGCTCGCACAAGGTGCCAGCGGGAGAGGGACCGGCCCTGGTGGAGGACGCGGCGGTTTCGGACGCGAGCGACGCGATGCGCAAGCTGGCGGAGGCCGAGGCGGGGAGCGCCAAGGCCGCGGCCTCGCACGAGTGGTTCGTCGCCATCGACGAGAAGCAGGTGGGCCCGCTGTCGATGGAGAAGGTGAAGGATCACTGGGAGCGGGGCGAGGTCGGTCCGGACAGCCTGTGCTGGCGCGCGGGCTTCAGCGACTGGATTCCGCTCTCCGAGGCCTCGGAGCTGGCGTCGGTGCTGGCGCCGCGTCCGACCCGGCCGGTGATCGTGGAGCCCACGCCGGTGGCGTCGTCGTCGCCGGTGTCGTCGGGTCCGGTGGAGTCCGCGTTCAGCGCGGGAGGCGCCTCCAAGGCGGGTCGGGCCGAAACGCCCGCGCCCGTGGCTCCGTCCGCGCAGGAGTCGGGTTGGAAGCCGTCGGCGGCGAGCGTGCTCGCCTCGCTGGTGAAGGAGGAGAACGAGGCGCTGTCGAAGCCCGCGGCCAAGAGCTCCGTGGCGGAGGAGAAGGCGAAGCCCGCGGCGTCCGGGTTGCTGGATGTGCCGCCGCCCGCGGCCGCGCCGGCGCCGAGCCCGTTGCTGCCCGAGGCCCCCGCGCCCGTGGCTCCGGCCTACGCCCAACCGGCGCCGCACTATGCGCAGCCGATGCCGCAGCAGTACGCGCCTCCTCCGGCCTATGCGCCGCCCCCCGCCTATCCCGGCTATCCGCCCCCGGCGGCGCCCAAGCAGGGCGGCAAGATGGGGATGGTGATTGGCGGAGTCGTCGGAGCGCTGTTGTTGGCGGGTGGCGTTGGCTTCTTCATGGCGTCCCGGCCGTCCGCGCCGCCAGCGGCTCCGGCGCCACAGCCCGTGGCCCAGGCCCCGGTGACGCCGCCTCCGGCGAAGGCCGCGGAAGTGCCCATGCCTCCGCCCCCGGCGGCCGCGGTGGCGCAGAATCCCGCGGCAACGCCTCCGGCGGCGCCCACGGCTCCAGCGACAACGACCGCGCCCGCGGTGGCTGCGGCGGTGCCCCCCGCGACCGCGCCGACGGCGACTCCGCCTCCGGCGACGACGCCTCCTCCCGCCGCCGTGCCTGCGCAGACGCAGACGCCGCAGCAGGTCGCCCGGGTGGATCCGCCTGCGCGTGGAGGAACCAAGAAGCCTTCGACGGGCCGTACGCAGCGCGAGGATGAGGACGAAGCGCCCGTGGCGCGTAGCAGCCCGCCGCCGAAGAGCAGTGGCGGGGGCGGCGATGACGAGTTCGATGAGTTGTTCGGAACGAAGCCGGCCAGCGGAAAGGGCTCGGCGCCTGCGGGCCGTACGGTCTACGTGCCTCCGGAGCCTGGTGGAGGTGGGTCCGTGCCCGATAAGCTCGGACAATCGGACATCATGCAGGTGGTCGTGAACAACAAGCCCGCCATCGTGAAGTGCGTGAACGAGCAGAAGAAGAAGGACCCGGGTCTGAGCGGCAAGCTGGTGATGCGATGGACCATCCAGACGTCGGGCAAGACGAAGAACGTGTCCTGCCAGACGGGGGAGTTCCGCTCGACCTACATGGCGACCTGCATCTCCGGGCTGATCAAGGGGTGGAACTTCCCGAAGCACAAAGTGCAGGGAGATCCCATCGACTTTCCGTTTACGTTCTGA